The Syntrophorhabdus sp. genomic sequence CCCGTTCTGTATTGTACCCTTCCTCTTGTTATCCCCTCTTTGCCCCCTATGGTGCAAACCTTGGCTGCTCCTCGGCAAAATCGGTGAAGCGCAAGGTTCTCTTGTTCTCGCCGTTGAAGAGCATGACGTTCAGCCTGTTGACGCCTCCCTTCAAGGATGTGTAGATGATGTAGCGGCCGCAGGCCGAGAACTGCGGCGAATCGTTCACGGTTCCGTCATTGGTGAGCACCCGTTGGTTCGAGCCGTCGGCGTTCATCGTGCATATCTCGAACCCCCCCGACAGGTTCGCCACGAAAGCAATGAGGTCGCCTTTGGGCGAGAAAGCCGGGGCGCTGTTGTACTTGCCGTGGTAGGTCAGCCTCCTGGGCTCGCCTGACGGGAGCGCCTTGGAGAAGATCTGGGGGCTTCCGAACATGTCAGATACGAAGACGAGGCGGGAGCCGTCGGGTGAGACCGTGGGTGAGGTGAGTATGCCATCGCGCTGGACGAGGACCTTCTTGCTGCGGCTTCCCACGTCGAAGGCGTAGATGGTCGATGTCCTGCCCGACGTGTGGGAATAGACGAGCGTCGAATTGCCAAGCCATGACGTGCCGATCTTCATGCCCTCCGACCGCTCGACGAATATCTCGTTCTTCTTGTCGAAGTCGGTGACGTAGAGGTTGGGTCTGCCTTCCCGGTAGGACGTGTAGGCGAGGTATTTCCCGTTCGGGGACAGGGACGGCGAAAGCGTGATGCTCCTGTAGTTGGTCAGACGCGCCACATTCTGCCCGTCGAAGTCGGACAGGTAGATCTCTTTCAGGTTCCTGCGGCCCGCCGTAAAGAGCACGCGGGAACTCATGATGCCCTTTTCACCGGTGACGGCAAAGATGATGTCGTCGGCGAGCCTGTGCGTCACCCGTCTCCACTCGTTCTGCTTGGCCTTGTAGCGCTTCGCCAGCACCATCGACCCGTCGAGGGTGTCGTAAACAAAGGCCTCCAGACTGAGCTCGCCGTTCACGACGGAGAGGCGCCCCTTGCAGACGATGTCGATCCCGATGGAACGCCAGGAGGCGAATTTGACCTCCCCTTTTTCCACACCCTCGTCGAGAAGCTCCCTGTCGATGAGTGAAGCGGGAGCTGTGATGAAGAACCCTGAAAAATCGAGGTCCTTGTTCAGGAGGTCGCTCATCCCCAGGGAAGACCCCGCCGTCTTTTCACCCTTGAAATAGGGCACGCCGATGGTGATCTTCTTGAAGGTTTCACCGGTAATGGTCAGGTAGACCTTGGCATGCGACACCGACGAGAACATCAACATGACCGCAAGAGCGGACACGATGGTCATGAAACTATGCTTTTTCATCTCTTCTCCATTTGTCGATTATTTCCATAAGAACCTTCACCTGTGGAAGTATCGTCTTTCCTCTTCGGGTGATCGTGAACAAGGATCTCTTTATCTCGGGCAGGCCCTGGACGGATACCTCCCTGAGTGTACCTGCGTCGATCTCGGCGGCCGCCGCGATGCGGGATATATAGGCCATTCCCATGCCGTTCATCACGGCCCGCTTGATCGCCTCGTTGTCGGACAACTCAGCGATCACGGTGAGACCTCCCTTCCTAACGCCCCTGACCTTCGCCAGTGCCGCCTCGAGGGTGTTACGCGTGCCGGAGCCCCTTTCTCTCGCGATGACCGGGTGGTCCATGAGCTCCGCGAGCGTCATTGTCCCGGGATGATCGGGAGGGGCGATAAAGATTATGGTGTCGTCGACGAGCTTCTTGAAGTCGACCTTGTTCGTGTCGCTCTTCGCGCCGACGATGCCGATGTCGAGGAGACCGTTCTCCATCCTGTCGAGTATGTCCTTCGTATCGGATATGATGAGCTCGAAGCTGATGCCCGCATAGCGTTCCTTGAAGGTGCACAGGAGGCGGGGCATGATGTAGATGCCGGGAATGGTGCTTGCCCCGAGGGTCATCTTCCCCTTCCTGAGGCCTCTGAAGGATGCTATGGCCTCTATGGTGTCCTTCTTGAGGTTAACGATGTCCACCGCATACTCGAGAAGGATCTCCCCGGCCTTTGTCAGGGTCACCGTCCGTTTCGTGCGGTCTATGAGCCTCACGTCGAAGAACCGCTCGAGGTCGACGATCTGCTTGCTTACCGTGGGTTGGGTTATGCACAACTCATCTGCCGCCCTGGTGAAACTCCTGAGCTCGGCGATCTTGAGAAATGTCTCGATATGCCTTAATTCCATTCATAAAACCTTAAGACAGATGCCCCCGCAAATGCAACATAAATGTTCCGCCTTGTTCTTCAAGGCCTCGGAACCCGAAAAGGCGTCCGTCAAGATCGAAAGACCCGTCATGGTGATACGTGTCAGGGAAGGGCAAAATGTTCCCGGCCCCCGGCAATCACGTATGATTGTCATTCTGCGTATGAATTAATATAGAAAGAAGCGGCGGCATTTGCAACTTAATTCTGCAGACCGTCAGGGGATGGGCGGGAGGGCCACCATGCCCACAAAAACGTTGACAAGCAGAGCCCTGTGGGCTAATCTTAAACGCTCTCCAATCTGATGAGGTGGTTGGTTCTTCATGAAAGGTACGATCAGCATTGATCAGGAACGTTGCAAAGGGTGCGAGCTGTGTATTGAATTCTGTCCCGCCAAGGTCATCAGGCTTTCCGACAGGCTCAACGCCAAAGGTTACTTCGTGGCCGCCTTCGATGACGGAAAGGAATGCACCGGGTGCGGCACCTGCGCCGTCATCTGTCCTGAAGTGGCAATAGAGGTGATGAAGAGTTGAAAAAGCTCATGAGCGGTAACGCCGCCCTTGGAGAGGCGGCGGTCCTTTCGGGTTGTACCTGTTATTTCGGATATCCCATCACGCCCCAGAACGAATTGACGGAATACATGGCCAAGAGAATGGGCGAACTGGGGAGGGTTTTCATCCAGTCCGAAAGCGAGATAGCAGCCATCAACATGGTCCTCGGAGCGTCCGTAGCCGGCGCGCGGGCGATGACGTCCTCAAGCAGCCCCGGCATGAGCCTCAAGCAGGAAGGCATATCCTACCTGGCTGCCGACGAGTTGCCCGCGGTCATCGTCGATATGGTTCGCGGTGGTCCCGGCATGGGCAACATCTCGCCGGCCCAATCGGACTACCTTCAGGCGACACGGGGAGGGGGGCACGGAGATTACAAGACGATCGTCCTCGCCCCCGGTTCGGTCCAGGAACTCACCGAGGTGGTTCCACTCGCCTTCGACCTTGCCGACCAGTACCGCAACCCTGTGGTCATCCTCGGGGACGGCATGCTGGGGCAGATGATGGAGCCCGTCAGTTTCGACAACATCCAACCTCCCAAGGAATACCCGAAGGACTACACGCTGACGGGAGCGAAGGGGCGGCCCTCGCGCATGGTCAGGTCCCTTCTCTTCGACACGAAGGAAGAAGAGGAGCACAACTGGAAGCTCGTCAGGAAATACCAGCGGATGGAACAGAACGAGGTCCGCTACGAGAAGTTCCTGACCGATGATGCCGAGATGATCGTCATCGCCTACGGCATAGGGGCCCGGATCGTCAAGGGAGCCATCAAGCGTCTCCGCCAGGAGAACATGAAGGTGGGCATGGTGCGGCCCATCACGGTGTGGCCTTTCCCCGCCGCCATCCTTGAGGAGTTCGCGAAGACGGTCCACGACTTTTTCGTCTTCGAGATGAGCGCTGGTCAG encodes the following:
- a CDS encoding LysR family transcriptional regulator is translated as MELRHIETFLKIAELRSFTRAADELCITQPTVSKQIVDLERFFDVRLIDRTKRTVTLTKAGEILLEYAVDIVNLKKDTIEAIASFRGLRKGKMTLGASTIPGIYIMPRLLCTFKERYAGISFELIISDTKDILDRMENGLLDIGIVGAKSDTNKVDFKKLVDDTIIFIAPPDHPGTMTLAELMDHPVIARERGSGTRNTLEAALAKVRGVRKGGLTVIAELSDNEAIKRAVMNGMGMAYISRIAAAAEIDAGTLREVSVQGLPEIKRSLFTITRRGKTILPQVKVLMEIIDKWRRDEKA
- a CDS encoding ferredoxin family protein — its product is MKGTISIDQERCKGCELCIEFCPAKVIRLSDRLNAKGYFVAAFDDGKECTGCGTCAVICPEVAIEVMKS
- the vorB gene encoding 3-methyl-2-oxobutanoate dehydrogenase subunit VorB, which translates into the protein MSGNAALGEAAVLSGCTCYFGYPITPQNELTEYMAKRMGELGRVFIQSESEIAAINMVLGASVAGARAMTSSSSPGMSLKQEGISYLAADELPAVIVDMVRGGPGMGNISPAQSDYLQATRGGGHGDYKTIVLAPGSVQELTEVVPLAFDLADQYRNPVVILGDGMLGQMMEPVSFDNIQPPKEYPKDYTLTGAKGRPSRMVRSLLFDTKEEEEHNWKLVRKYQRMEQNEVRYEKFLTDDAEMIVIAYGIGARIVKGAIKRLRQENMKVGMVRPITVWPFPAAILEEFAKTVHDFFVFEMSAGQMIEDVRLALAGKGRIHFYGRPGGIIPTPVELYRIIGRHYYMAARRKEQ